AGAAAACGGGTGGCCGGTTGGAGGCGGAATCCGACGAGGCGTCATCTACGGGCTTCAGATTTGATATTGGAGATGGCAAGGGAAGTCCCATTGATGGAAAACTTGGAGTTTTTGCAGCGGGTTCGTCCCGCTCAAAACTAGGGTTTCGCGCAGCCATGGAATCCGAAACGTCGCCTGAGGAAGACGAAGCGACGCCCACTGATATGGAGGTTGTGGCTATGGCAGACGACAGCCGAACGAGTGGCAAGGGTGAAGGAGTCATGCCCATCGAAAAAGATCCAAACTTGGACGTAGAAGACGGAGATCTAGTGCGTCGACCTATTCTAGGGTTTGGCGGCGCAAATCTTAACGGAAGCGAACGATTGAAATCTTCGTTCAATATGGCTGAGTTCCTTCGACTTGCACACAAGGTGATTGATAAAAACGACCATGAATCAACGGCAGCCCTTGAGGAACTTCGATTAAAATGGGAAATGCGATTTGGCAAAGTTTCCATGTTGCGCTGCTTTCCGCCGGAGAAGATGATGTCAATGACGAATGTAACTGATATCCCACCGGCTCGTACGAGGCGCCAGGCCTACCGGAGTCTCCTGCCGATGACTATGATGGAGAAGACGACGGACACTGATGGGCTGCAACTTGGAAGGAGTCCGATGACAGTAGCAGCGGTTTCCAACGGTCTGATAATGAAGGAACCTCCACAGCCGGCGAAGAAAGTTGCTGGAAACCCTCTCCGGCGAACTGAGACGATTCTAACGCGTTTTCCGGCGGTTTTGCCGGCGAGTGATATGGATGGTGGCAGTGACTTGGCGCTTGGTTATGGGGACGTGGAAGATGACGTGGAGCCCAACTCAGCGGCTGACTTGGCAGATGACAATGACTTGGCGCAAAGGTTGGACGGACATTCTGCTGACATCAGCAtcgctagggctgatgtcagcaatggGAGTGAGGACAGTAGGGCTGATGTAAGCAttgatgctgctgctgatgtcatcaaGGATGTAGGAAAAAAATAGCTTTTTGACACCACAATGACAGTGAACGTGGAGTGCAACATGGCGAACGAAAAATCTTTTGTTGCTCCAGTCCAAACGGGATTGTACGTGGGTAACATTCCGTTGAATGCATACCCCGAACCAATTATTGATGATAAATTTGCGCATGCATTTAACCACTCAACGCGAAAGACCCTCAAGTTCATTGCTCCAACTCTACAAAATGGAGAGGTGATTGTGAGACCGACTTTAGACACTATCCGAAACGGGTCTAAACGATGGAAAACTACCGCGGTCGGATATTTTTTGGGGAAACGCCCATACTTTCGCCATTTGAAGGAATACGCGGTATCAGTTTGGCCGGGTTTAAGAGAGGTAACTGGTACTACTAacggtttctttttcttccatttaAGTCAGTCGCAGATATGGAAGATATTAATGAAGGAGGGCCATGGCTGTTCCAGGGGCAGCCTATTGTTCTTCGAAAATGGGAGCCGGAAATGGTTCTGAGAAAACTTAAACATACACAGGTTCCTGTCTGGATCAAATTGCGCCACCTTCCGGTGGAGTTGTGGACAGAGGAGGGACTCAGCATAGTGgctagtggagtgggtaaaccttTATACCCGGATGTGATCatgagagcatgcacgagactggatttcgctcgtgtatgcgttaTGCTGGATGTGAATTCGAAAATGCCAaagcacattattattatgacaccggatgaggaaggaggagaatTACCGTGCAAAATTGATGTGGAGTATGAATGGCTACCCCCGAGGTGCACCAGCTGTATGACATTGGGACACTCAGCCAAGGAGTGCATTGTCAACAAACCCAAATCTATCAAACCACCGGTTAAtgtgtatgtaccaaaagtGGGAGCACTGCGAGGCCCAATGGTGACTGAAAGAACAAGAGACCACCCAACACCTCACACTGTGGAGAAGCAGACAGAAGACCGTGGTACCCGTCCAACTGCAGCGGGACCCAGTCGGGAAGAGAGAGGTAAAGATATCGTTACATTTAACTCTTTCGATGCGCTACATTTGCTAGATAGTGCAGAAGGTTCATCAAGGGGTCCTAACCGAAGCAACCCCGTACCTGGGGACCCATGTTAAACCTTGCCATATGGAACgtacgtggcctgaacaagagGAATCATCAGCTAGCGGTCAAGGATATcattgctgagttcaggttacactTTATTGGTCTCTTAGAAACACGTGTTCGCATTAATAACTGTGCTAATATCCAATCATTTttgatacctcattggaaatggNNNNNNNNNNNNNNNNNNNNNNNNNNNNNNNNNNNNNNACTGATGTGGATATTATTGAGGTGGGAAACCAGTTTATACACTGTCGTGCCACTATTAGAGCATTACAAGAGTATGTTGATATTACTATTGTGTATGGTGCTACTGAGGTCTCTGATAGGCGAGAATTATGGGCCTCTCTAGAATCCTTAGCTGTCCAATGCATTAATACTCCCTGACTGGTTGGAGGTGACTTCAATGCAGTCAGGGATCTCAGTGAGGTCTGTGGTACGTCGGGAGATATAAGAGTGGCGATGGAGGAATTTAATACGTGCCTATAGAATACTGTGCTTTTGCCATTACTGATGCAGGGtgaatggtacacatggcataaTCGTAGTGTTAGCCCTCGCAACTTGTGGAAGCGACTTGATCGTATGCTAACCAATGATACATGGACTTTGCGGTTTCCATCAGTATTCTACCAATGCCTCACTCCACGGACATCGGATCACTCGCCGATGGTAGTTAATGGGGATAATCAGCAGCGatttggaggtatgttccggTTTGACAACTTCCTTACTCTATCACCAGATTTTATTCCTAGCGTGCAGAGTATATGGCAGCAACAAATAGTGGGAGTGCCTATGTTCTCAGTGACCCGAAAACTCAAGGCACTCAAACCTATTTTTCGAGAACAGAGGAGAAATAAAGGGGATCTTTCTCACAATGTTGAGTTGGCAAGGGGGTTCCTGGAGCAGGCCCAAGTGTTGGTAAGCTCGCACAGACAGGATGAGCTTATTCTTCTGTTGGAGCACTGCAGTTGACTTGTGTATGCAAAGGCGGCCGAATTAGAGAGGATCATGTTACAGCAGAGGGCAAAGATGGAATGGATGAAGGGTGGTGACCAGTGCTCCAGAgtgttctttcgtaaaattgcccaAAGAAGGACAGCTAGACGAATcttgcaaattaatgatgcCCAAGGAATTACAATTACGGAACCAAATGCAGTCATACATGAATTCATATCCTATTATCAATCCTTACTAGGGGGAGACAGGCGTCAGAGGGTGATGGACCTTCGGTTTCTTCGGCCTTGGGCGAGACATATTATAACAACTGAGGAGGCAGGCCACCTACTTGAACTGTTTAGTGcagagcatataaaaaaatccattttTGACATCGGCGAGGATAGAGCACCTGGACCTGATGGGTATTCATCAGGATTCTATAGAAACGCCTGGCCGGTGGTGGGACAGGAGATAACGAAGGCAGTACTGGAGTTCTTCGCTATGGGGAAGCTTCTTAAGCATATTAATAGCACAATATTGACAGTTATCCCCAAGGTACACTCTCCCACATCTGTTGCAGATTTTCGCCCTATCTCCTGCTGTAACgtactttataaaatcattgctAAACTTATTCTCCAAAAATTGAGTGTGATATTGGACAAGATTATCAGCCCCTGCCAGGCAGCGTTTGTCCCTGGCCGGAGCATAGGGGACAATGTTATGTTAGCACAGGAACTCTTCACTGGTTACAATCAGGCCCGACTCCCACCGAGATGTGCTTTGAAAGTTGATATTTGGAAGGCGTATGACACTATCGAGTGGGATTTCTTGCTATCGGTGCTTCAGCTATTAGGTTTCCCAGAGATTTTCAGACGATGGGTTGAGGAGTGTATCAGCTCACCTTCCTTTTCGATGGGAATGAACAGAAAGCCACATGGATATTTTGCGGGTGCCAGAGGGCTTCAACAAGGCGACCCCTTATCGCCATATCTCTTCGTCCTTGTGATGGAGGCTCTACACATGGGAATGCTACAGCTAATCGAGCAGGACATGAACTTCGCatttcattggaagtgtgacgATATTAGAATCTTCCAACTGGGGTTCGCTGATGACTTACTCCTATTCTGCCGGGCCAATACTGCATCTGTTCGGGTCTTCAAATCCGGATTAGATAGATTTGCTGATTGGTCGGGGTTACGCCTCAATGTTGAAAAAAGCCACATCATCATATCCCGATCAGCCCAGAACATACGAGAGGAGCTACTTGCGGTGTTGGGGTTTCAGGAAGGCCacttaccgatgaggtatctgggtctACCATTGATCTCTTCTCGATTATCTATCGCCGACTGCCAACCATTACTGAGTAAGATCGATACACGTATCAATGGTTGGGAGGGATTGGCACTGTCATATGCCGGCagggtacaaatcattaagtCTGTTCTTGTGGCTATGGCTGTATATTGGGCTTCagcatttattttgccaaaagggGTCATTAAAGATATTGAGAAGCGATTGCGAGCTTTCTTATGGAGAGGTACCGGAAATAGTGGATACCCTAAAGTTGCATGGAAGGAGATTTGCAAAccgaaggaggagggaggacttggCCTTAAGGATATGGGAACTCTTAATCGAGCATTGATGTGCAAAAAGCTATGTGAAGTCATCCGATGTGATAGGACTTCTATCTGGGTCGAGTGGCTGCGGCATGGCAGACTTCGAGATGATTCGATATGGACTATCCTGGAGAATCGTGGAccatggggatggagaaaaatgTTGAGGTTGAGAGGCTGGTTACGCTCAGTGGTGGAATATCGTATTGGTGATGgaagtgattttttcttatggaAGGATCCCTGGCATCACCTTGGGCCCCTCCTTGATAGATTTTCGCTAGGACCAAACAGTCTGGGATTGCATGAGTCTACCATGTTAAGCTCGGTTATCTGTGAGGGCCATTGGCACTGGCCATTGATCACACACATGGAATGCGTGGAGATTACACACGTGCTGCCTCGGATCCATGGGGGTACAGATCGTATTATATGATGGAAAGGTTTGAGTAGGAAACCCACTACCCAGGAGTTCTATCGGGCTATGATACCagcaggaccgaaagtaggttggatttcactactttcgggttctttaAAGATCCCGCGACATTTGTTTATCCTTTGGCTAGCTATCCTGGAGAAGCTTGCAACGACGGAAAAACCATGGCTCTCCCATCTTGGGTGCTGCGTGCTATGCAATGAAGACATGGTGGAGTCACATAACCACCTGTTTTCCACTGCAGATTTAGTAGGAGATGCCTCAGTAGTATTCGGTGCATTGTACGATTCCAGTGGCCTAATAGGGATTGGGTCAGTGATGTTGAATGGGGAGCAAGAAAATGGCGTGGGaagcacatcatcaatataCCTACCGATGCCTGCTTGGATCGTGTGTATACCgtatttggagggagagaaacctgagacgttttgagcacGAGGAGAGACCCCCAAGTGTAGGGGCCAACTTAATAGTAGAAGATGTTCGACAACGTATACTCAGTATTAAGCTTCCTAGATCTATTAGCACATGTACCttgtatagactgtggcgtatcccttggcctgtcgagggaagcGCCTAAACAGGGACTCTGTTGTACTATACATTCTTTtccttaatgaaaattacacttacccaaaaaaaaaagaaaattaccttttaccaaaaaaaccgtgcaaaacaactaatttttgaacgttctcagaattcgatgaagcttgacccaaacgttggtctagacccaagcatttgtattgtaaatttgttaagcaatagtaataactacaagttagcataaaagggaaacagacttattttaataaaatcgtggaaaacaactaaattttgagcgttctcagaattcgacgaaacttgacccaaacgtaggtctagacccaagaatttggaCCCAAAcgctagacccaagaatttgtgtgttaaatttcctaaacgaaataataactacaagttagtataaaagggaaataaacttgctttaataaaaccgtgcaaaacagctaaattttgaacgttctcaggattcgacgaaacttgacccaaacattggtctagacccaagcatttgtattgtaaatttgttaaaacaatagtaataactacaagtagtataaaagggaaacaaacttgttttaataaaaccgtggaaaacagctaaattttgagcgttctcagaattcgacgaaacttgacccaaacgttggtctagacccaagcatttgtgtgttaaattccctaaacgaaataataactacaagttagtataaaagggaaacaaacttgctttaataaaatcgtgcaaaacagctaagttagtataaaagggaaacaaacttgctttaataaaatcgtgcaaaacagctaaattttgaacgttctcaggattcgacgaaacttgacccaaacattggtagacccaagcattagtattgtaaatttgttaaaacaatagtaataactacaagtagtataaaagggaaacaaacttgttttaataaaaccgtggaaaacaactaaattttgagcattctcagaattcgacgaaacttcatccaaacgtaggtctagatccaagaatttgtgtgttaaatttcctaagcgaaataataagtacaagttagtataaaagggaaacaaacttgctttaataaaatcgtgcaaaacagctaaattttgaacgttctcagaattcgacgaaacttgacccaaacgttggtctagttCAAAGCATTTgcgttgtaaatttgctaagcgtaagagtaacttcaagttagtataaaagggaaacaaacatgcttacCGTTCACTACTAGCAGCATGTGACATTTGGAGAGAGAGGAACCTGAGGCGATTTGAACATATTGAACGGACACCGAACACCATTGGTATGATGATCATCGACGACGTCAGACAGAGATCCTCAGTATCAACACTGATTTGTCAGTTAGTACACGagcattatatagactatggcatatcccttggcctgtcgagggagaaaccaattgatgatcaaattgttgtactatacaattatttttacttacaATTGATGATcaaattgttgtactatacaattatttttacttaatgaaaattacatttacccaaaaaaaaaaccgtgcaaaacagctaaattttgaacgttctcagaattcgacgaaactggacccaaacgtagatctagacccaagcatttgtgttatacatttgctaagcgtaataataactacaagttagtaaaaatgggatacaaacttgctttaataaaaccgtgcaaaacaactgaattttgaacattcaaacaattcgacgaaacttgacccaaacgtagatctagacccaagcatttgtgttatgcatttgctaagcgtaataataactacaagttagtataaaagggaaacaaacttgttttaataaaatcgtgctcTTATGTGCAAAAAACTATGCGAGGTCATCCGATGTGACAGGACGTCGATATGGGTGGATTGGTTGATTAGTGGACGCTTACGGGATAGTTCAATCTGGACTATACCGGATTATAAGGGGCTAGGGGGATGGAggaaactcttttttttttttttttttttttttggtaaatgtaagattcattaaaaaattgggTAAAGAGTacaaagtacaacaatcaaatggtggtacccccaacagaccaagggatacgccaaagtctacagagtgcacatgtactaatagaactggaatgattaatactaattatcctctgtctaacgtcttctatgatgcaagtagctaatacaGCTTCCGGCCGATGggtgtgctcaaatcgtcttaaattcctctctcgccatatatggtatatgcatgcaccaagtaatgctcgataagcaacattaacaatatgcttccccctccacttcctcgatgcccattccacgtctcttgtccactcacgattgggccaagcaaatcgGATATGATGTCgtatagctgcaaggcatcctctgctatatcgacatcggaagaataTGTGAGTATGTGTCTCCTCTGCACCCTCGTCAC
Above is a window of Sesamum indicum cultivar Zhongzhi No. 13 unplaced genomic scaffold, S_indicum_v1.0 scaffold00184, whole genome shotgun sequence DNA encoding:
- the LOC105179637 gene encoding uncharacterized protein LOC105179637: MANEKSFVAPVQTGLYVGNIPLNAYPEPIIDDKFAHAFNHSTRKTLKFIAPTLQNGEVIVRPTLDTIRNGSKRWKTTAVGYFLGKRPYFRHLKEYAVSVWPGLRESVADMEDINEGGPWLFQGQPIVLRKWEPEMVLRKLKHTQVPVWIKLRHLPVELWTEEGLSIVASGVGKPLYPDVIMRACTRLDFARVCVMLDVNSKMPKHIIIMTPDEEGGELPCKIDVEYEWLPPRCTSCMTLGHSAKECIVNKPKSIKPPVNVYVPKVGALRGPMVTERTRDHPTPHTVEKQTEDRGTRPTAAGPSREERVRDLSEGEWYTWHNRSVSPRNLWKRLDRMLTNDTWTLRFPSVFYQCLTPRTSDHSPMVVNGDNQQRFGGMFRFDNFLTLSPDFIPSVQSIWQQQIVGVPMFSVTRKLKALKPIFREQRRNKGDLSHNVELARGFLEQAQVLAAELERIMLQQRAKMEWMKGGDQCSRVFFRKIAQRRTARRILQINDAQGITITEPNAVIHEFISYYQSLLGGDRRQRVMDLRFLRPWARHIITTEEAGHLLELFSAEHIKKSIFDIGEDRAPGPDGYSSGFYRNAWPVVGQEITKAVLEFFAMGKLLKHINSTILTVIPKVHSPTSVADFRPISCCNVLYKIIAKLILQKLSVILDKIISPCQAAFVPGRSIGDNVMLAQELFTGYNQARLPPRCALKVDIWKAYDTIEWDFLLSVLQLLGFPEIFRRWVEECISSPSFSMGMNRKPHGYFAGARGLQQGDPLSPYLFVLVMEALHMGMLQLIEQDMNFAFHWKCDDIRIFQLGFADDLLLFCRANTASVRVFKSGLDRFADWSGLRLNVEKSHIIISRSAQNIREELLAVLGFQEGHLPMRYLGLPLISSRLSIADCQPLLSKIDTRINGWEGLALSYAGRVQIIKSVLVAMAVYWASAFILPKGVIKDIEKRLRAFLWRGTGNSGYPKVAWKEICKPKEEGGLGLKDMGTLNRALMCKKLCEVIRCDRTSIWVEWLRHGRLRDDSIWTILENRGPWGWRKMLRLRGWLRSVVEYRIGDGSDFFLWKDPWHHLGPLLDRFSLGPNSLGLHESTMLSSVISILEKLATTEKPWLSHLGCCVLCNEDMVESHNHLFSTADLVGDASVVFGALYDSSGLIGIGSVMLNGEQENGVGSTSSIYLPMPAWIVCIPYLEGEKPETF